A stretch of Microbacterium sp. LWH3-1.2 DNA encodes these proteins:
- a CDS encoding ABC transporter permease: MIRYTLTRFALLLLGLLVASVLIFVTLRVLPGDIAHLIAGVGSTPEQQDAIRERLGLGRPLPEQYLTWIGGLFRGDLGTSLLTGTSVVDELAEKAEVTVPLGILSLTVAVVISVPLGVLSAMRRGRAAGTGLSVGAQTLAAVPVVWAGMMLVVVFAVWLGWLPAQGFPRSGWSDPWAALRSLILPALTIGIVEGAMLLRFVRSATLQAVGQDFVRTAAAKGLTRDQALIRHGLPVVGLSVITVLGLQVAGIIVGAVVIEQLFSLPGIGRMLVADVAARDLPKVQGELLALTGFVLIVGFVVDLVHRVIDPRQREAP, encoded by the coding sequence GTGATCCGGTACACGCTGACCCGATTCGCCCTGCTCCTGCTCGGGCTTCTCGTCGCCAGCGTGCTGATCTTCGTCACCCTCCGGGTACTCCCCGGTGACATCGCGCACCTCATCGCCGGTGTGGGATCCACCCCCGAGCAGCAGGACGCCATCCGGGAGCGGCTGGGCCTGGGCCGCCCGCTCCCGGAGCAGTACCTCACCTGGATCGGCGGGCTGTTCCGCGGCGACCTCGGCACATCGCTGCTGACGGGCACGAGCGTCGTGGACGAACTCGCCGAGAAGGCGGAGGTGACCGTGCCCCTCGGCATCCTGTCGCTGACCGTCGCCGTCGTGATCAGTGTGCCGCTCGGTGTGCTCTCGGCGATGCGGCGCGGGCGCGCCGCGGGCACGGGACTCAGCGTCGGCGCGCAGACTCTCGCCGCGGTGCCCGTGGTGTGGGCGGGCATGATGCTCGTCGTGGTCTTCGCGGTGTGGCTCGGCTGGCTGCCCGCGCAGGGCTTCCCGCGGTCGGGCTGGAGCGATCCGTGGGCGGCACTGCGCTCGCTCATCCTCCCCGCCCTCACGATCGGCATCGTCGAGGGCGCCATGCTGCTGCGGTTCGTGCGCAGCGCGACCCTGCAGGCCGTCGGCCAGGACTTCGTGCGCACCGCCGCCGCGAAGGGACTCACCCGCGACCAGGCGCTGATCCGCCACGGCCTGCCCGTGGTCGGCCTGTCGGTGATCACGGTGCTCGGCCTGCAGGTCGCGGGCATCATCGTGGGCGCCGTCGTGATCGAGCAACTGTTCTCCCTCCCCGGCATCGGCCGCATGCTCGTCGCCGACGTCGCCGCCCGCGACCTGCCGAAGGTGCAGGGCGAACTCCTGGCCCTGACCGGTTTCGTGCTCATCGTCGGGTTCGTGGTCGACCTCGTGCACCGCGTCATCGACCCCCGGCAGCGGGAGGCACCATGA
- a CDS encoding ABC transporter substrate-binding protein: MLRRTALAAASLLAAGLLVLSACSGGGGSSAPTTPGEPDPDASVAIRLVLEPSNLDIRETAGSALDQILVDNIYQGLVARTPEQDIVPALASDWTVSPDGVTYTFTLREGVTFHDGQELTPQDVVWSLTTRRDSPQWRDSARLANVTSITAEGQDITLTLSEPDSSLLWNLTGRAGIVLKEGDTVDYKTKTNGTGPFVLTQWRQGDSITFERNDAYWGEASGAAEIVFDYIPDNQAALNAALAGEVDVVTGFDANLKEQVEQDGDFALVLGRSTDKGTLAFNQTSGPLADKRVRQAIRQAIDHDAIIEALASGQTQYGPIPELDPGYEELSDVAPYDPEAAKELLTEAGYEDDLELTLTIPNFYSTTIPQILVSDLDEVGITLEVDSVDFTTWLTDVYTNHDYDLSFVLHTEARDFENWANPDYYFTYDNAEVQELYAQSLAATDESEAADLLEKAARIVSEDAAADWLYNGASVVAIGRNVVGMPTINVNERLNAAEIAQSNG; the protein is encoded by the coding sequence ATGCTCCGTCGCACCGCTCTCGCCGCAGCGTCGCTGCTGGCCGCCGGTCTGCTCGTCCTCAGCGCCTGCAGCGGTGGCGGCGGGAGCTCCGCGCCGACGACGCCCGGCGAGCCCGATCCGGACGCTTCTGTCGCGATCCGGCTGGTGCTCGAGCCCAGCAACCTCGACATCCGCGAGACCGCGGGGTCGGCGCTGGACCAGATCCTCGTCGACAACATCTACCAGGGCCTCGTCGCCCGCACGCCCGAGCAGGACATCGTCCCCGCGCTCGCGAGCGACTGGACGGTCTCGCCCGACGGCGTCACCTACACGTTCACGCTGCGCGAGGGTGTGACGTTCCACGACGGGCAGGAACTGACCCCCCAGGACGTGGTGTGGTCGCTCACCACGCGGCGGGACAGCCCGCAGTGGCGGGACTCGGCGCGGCTGGCGAACGTCACCTCGATCACCGCGGAGGGGCAGGACATCACACTGACTCTCAGCGAGCCGGACTCGAGCCTGCTGTGGAACCTCACGGGCCGCGCCGGCATCGTCCTCAAGGAGGGCGACACCGTCGACTACAAGACCAAGACCAACGGCACAGGTCCATTCGTGCTGACCCAGTGGCGCCAGGGTGACAGCATCACCTTCGAGCGCAATGACGCCTACTGGGGCGAGGCCTCCGGCGCGGCCGAGATCGTCTTCGATTACATCCCCGACAACCAGGCCGCGCTCAACGCGGCGCTCGCAGGTGAGGTCGACGTGGTGACCGGGTTCGACGCGAACCTGAAGGAGCAGGTCGAGCAGGACGGCGACTTCGCGCTCGTGCTCGGCAGGTCCACCGACAAGGGCACGCTCGCGTTCAACCAGACCTCCGGCCCTCTCGCCGACAAGCGCGTGCGCCAGGCGATCCGCCAGGCGATCGACCACGACGCCATCATCGAGGCGCTGGCGTCGGGCCAGACCCAGTACGGGCCGATCCCCGAGCTCGATCCCGGCTACGAAGAGCTGTCGGACGTCGCACCATACGACCCCGAGGCCGCGAAGGAGCTCCTCACGGAGGCGGGCTACGAGGACGACCTCGAGCTCACGCTGACGATCCCCAACTTCTACTCGACGACGATCCCGCAGATCCTGGTCTCCGACCTCGACGAGGTCGGCATCACGCTCGAGGTCGACTCGGTCGACTTCACCACGTGGCTCACCGACGTCTACACGAACCACGACTACGACCTGAGCTTCGTGCTGCACACGGAGGCCCGCGACTTCGAGAACTGGGCGAACCCGGACTACTACTTCACCTACGACAACGCCGAGGTGCAGGAGCTGTACGCCCAGTCGCTGGCGGCCACCGACGAGTCCGAGGCCGCAGATCTGCTCGAGAAGGCGGCCCGCATCGTCTCGGAGGATGCGGCGGCCGACTGGCTGTACAACGGAGCCTCCGTCGTCGCGATCGGCCGCAACGTCGTGGGCATGCCCACCATCAACGTGAACGAGCGGCTGAACGCAGCCGAGATCGCCCAGAGCAACGGGTGA
- a CDS encoding alpha/beta fold hydrolase, whose translation MSGPIDEFSFLPEQAAEAGIEASVPRGERLSLALADGRSLSALRYTPADSPDAAPVVTFLHGAGLNAHTWDTTVLALGLPALAIDLPGHGDSSWRDDAAYVARVLAPDVAAGIDAWTDAPQLLVGQSLGGLTAAAVAASRPDLVRELVVIDITPGLDPNAGARQIRDFFAGPATWATRDDLVDRALAFGLGGGTRRKAERGVFFNSRIRSDGRVEWKHHFARLANAASASPAAAASAAAQQDAVSSVLGESGWEDLAAVTAPTVLLRGERGYVTEEDAAEFARRVPAASVDVVASGHNVQEEIPLELGARLRAMAAVA comes from the coding sequence GTGAGCGGCCCCATCGACGAATTCTCGTTCCTTCCCGAGCAGGCCGCGGAGGCCGGCATCGAGGCATCCGTCCCCCGCGGCGAGCGGCTGTCGCTCGCGCTCGCCGACGGGCGCAGCCTGAGCGCGCTGCGCTACACCCCGGCGGACTCCCCCGATGCCGCGCCCGTGGTGACGTTCCTCCACGGCGCGGGGCTCAATGCCCACACGTGGGACACCACTGTCCTGGCGCTCGGACTTCCCGCGCTCGCGATCGACCTCCCCGGCCACGGGGATTCGTCCTGGCGCGACGACGCCGCGTACGTCGCGCGCGTCCTCGCACCCGACGTCGCCGCGGGGATCGACGCCTGGACGGACGCCCCGCAACTGCTCGTCGGGCAGTCGCTGGGCGGGCTGACCGCCGCCGCCGTCGCGGCATCGCGACCCGACCTGGTGCGCGAGCTCGTCGTGATCGACATCACACCGGGCTTGGATCCGAACGCCGGAGCGCGGCAGATCCGCGACTTCTTCGCGGGCCCGGCGACCTGGGCGACGCGCGACGACCTCGTCGACCGTGCACTCGCCTTCGGGCTCGGCGGCGGCACGCGCCGCAAGGCCGAACGCGGCGTCTTCTTCAACTCCCGCATCCGCTCCGACGGCCGCGTCGAGTGGAAGCACCACTTCGCGCGCCTGGCGAACGCGGCATCGGCATCGCCCGCGGCCGCCGCGAGCGCGGCCGCGCAGCAGGACGCGGTCTCCTCGGTGCTCGGCGAGTCCGGCTGGGAGGACCTCGCCGCCGTCACCGCCCCGACTGTGCTCCTGCGCGGCGAGCGCGGCTACGTCACGGAGGAGGACGCCGCGGAATTCGCGCGACGTGTGCCCGCAGCATCCGTCGACGTCGTCGCGTCGGGGCACAACGTGCAGGAGGAGATCCCACTCGAGCTGGGGGCACGGCTGCGCGCCATGGCCGCCGTTGCGTGA